Proteins from one Embleya scabrispora genomic window:
- a CDS encoding transglycosylase domain-containing protein, whose protein sequence is MARTSSGSARPKRGSYRPRSPLGFVGRFAAFVGASILAGALVAGVALPFVGGLGLSAKAASENFDDLPGDLDQPFLSQPSYILDSEGNQLAMVYDRYRILRTFDQIAPIMRQAIVAIEDSRYYEHGPIDLKGTLRALLRNQQSGGTGSKQGGSSLTQQYVKNIFVEEAGNDPAKVAKAQAQEVSRKIKELKYAIGLEQRLSKDEILTRYLNITFFGRQAYGVEAASQRYFSKHAADLTLPEAATLAGVVQAPSAYDPIGYPNAARDRRNIVLQRMAEVKVITQAEADAAKATELNLKTQPLPNGCITADQIDGAAFFCDYVERVVKNDPAFGANKDERDKMWREGGLRITTTLDRKAQKAAYTAATKGVLQKDPVADAVVMVEPGTGKIKAMAQSRPYGFGDYETTLNYSVDHNMGGSTYGFQTGSTFKPITAAAALENGMKVDQEYSTGYDIDMRKEKFRTCGESTRDAKYQPQNESRSETGTWNMQTALEKSINTYFVLLSKDVGLCPIATLADQMGVHQGNGEALKQVPSMTLGANTIAPMNMAAAYATFASRGVYCTPIAVTEVAKLDGTKLSVPQAGCKQVMKQSTADTINTLLKGVVEDGTGTQAGLKDRDNAGKTGTTNERKAAWFVGYTPNLSTAVWIGGAKNDVEMVDIKIAGTTYEKVYGGQVPGPIWKSAMSGALKGVDAPDFAAPPPGAIPPKPDPNKKPDDGKPNQRDQNRPPGGGSTRPPWTPWTPPVTPPTTPPTGGGGATKPPETQRPPGHTRPPSTGDVGGGDFEGF, encoded by the coding sequence GTTCGCCGCGTTCGTGGGTGCGAGCATCCTCGCCGGCGCCCTGGTCGCGGGAGTCGCGCTGCCGTTCGTGGGCGGCCTCGGCCTGTCCGCGAAGGCGGCGTCGGAAAACTTCGACGACCTGCCCGGCGATCTGGACCAGCCGTTCCTCTCGCAGCCGTCGTACATCCTCGACTCCGAGGGCAACCAGCTCGCGATGGTCTACGACCGGTATCGCATTCTGCGGACCTTCGACCAGATCGCGCCGATCATGCGTCAGGCGATCGTGGCGATCGAGGACTCGCGATACTACGAGCACGGTCCGATCGACCTCAAGGGCACCCTGCGTGCCCTGTTGCGCAACCAGCAGTCGGGTGGCACCGGATCCAAGCAGGGCGGATCCAGTCTCACCCAGCAGTACGTGAAGAACATCTTCGTGGAGGAGGCCGGCAACGACCCGGCCAAGGTGGCCAAGGCCCAGGCCCAGGAGGTCTCCCGCAAGATCAAGGAGCTGAAGTACGCGATCGGTCTGGAGCAACGGCTGTCGAAGGACGAGATCCTCACCCGGTATCTCAACATCACCTTCTTCGGCCGCCAGGCGTACGGCGTCGAGGCCGCGTCGCAGCGCTACTTCAGCAAGCACGCCGCCGATCTGACCCTGCCCGAGGCGGCCACCCTGGCCGGCGTGGTGCAGGCGCCGTCGGCGTACGACCCGATCGGTTACCCGAACGCCGCGCGGGACCGGCGCAACATCGTGTTGCAGCGCATGGCCGAGGTGAAGGTCATCACCCAGGCCGAGGCCGACGCGGCCAAGGCGACCGAACTCAACCTGAAGACCCAGCCGTTGCCCAACGGCTGCATCACCGCCGACCAGATCGACGGTGCCGCGTTCTTCTGCGACTACGTCGAACGGGTGGTCAAGAACGACCCGGCATTCGGCGCGAACAAGGACGAACGCGACAAGATGTGGCGCGAGGGCGGCCTGCGGATCACCACCACGTTGGACCGAAAGGCCCAGAAGGCGGCCTACACCGCCGCAACCAAGGGCGTACTCCAAAAGGACCCGGTCGCCGACGCGGTCGTCATGGTCGAACCGGGCACCGGGAAGATCAAGGCGATGGCGCAGAGTCGGCCGTACGGGTTCGGCGACTACGAGACCACGCTCAACTACTCGGTCGACCACAACATGGGCGGCTCGACGTACGGCTTCCAGACCGGGTCCACGTTCAAGCCGATCACCGCCGCGGCGGCGTTGGAGAACGGGATGAAGGTCGACCAGGAGTACTCCACCGGCTACGACATCGACATGCGGAAGGAGAAGTTCCGCACCTGCGGCGAATCGACGCGCGACGCCAAGTACCAACCGCAGAACGAGAGCCGCAGCGAGACCGGCACCTGGAACATGCAGACCGCGCTGGAGAAGTCGATCAACACCTACTTCGTCCTGCTGTCCAAGGACGTGGGGCTGTGTCCGATCGCGACGCTGGCCGATCAGATGGGTGTGCACCAGGGCAACGGCGAGGCATTGAAGCAGGTGCCCAGCATGACGCTCGGCGCCAACACCATCGCGCCGATGAACATGGCGGCGGCGTACGCGACCTTCGCCAGCCGCGGGGTGTACTGCACGCCGATCGCGGTCACCGAGGTGGCCAAGCTCGACGGCACCAAGTTGTCCGTGCCCCAGGCGGGCTGCAAGCAGGTGATGAAGCAGTCCACCGCGGACACCATCAACACCCTGCTCAAGGGAGTGGTCGAGGACGGCACCGGCACCCAGGCCGGCCTCAAGGACCGCGACAACGCGGGCAAGACCGGCACCACCAACGAGCGCAAGGCGGCCTGGTTCGTCGGCTACACGCCGAACCTGTCCACCGCGGTGTGGATCGGTGGCGCCAAGAACGATGTCGAGATGGTCGACATCAAGATCGCCGGGACCACGTACGAGAAGGTCTACGGCGGGCAGGTCCCCGGACCGATCTGGAAGAGCGCGATGTCGGGTGCGCTCAAGGGGGTGGACGCGCCGGACTTCGCCGCCCCGCCGCCGGGCGCGATCCCGCCGAAGCCCGATCCCAACAAGAAGCCGGACGACGGCAAGCCCAACCAGCGCGACCAGAACCGGCCGCCGGGCGGCGGAAGCACCCGGCCGCCGTGGACGCCGTGGACTCCGCCGGTGACGCCGCCGACCACGCCGCCCACGGGCGGGGGCGGCGCCACCAAGCCCCCGGAGACGCAGCGGCCGCCGGGGCACACTCGGCCGCCGAGCACGGGGGATGTCGGGGGTGGGGATTTCGAGGGGTTCTGA